From a single Calothrix sp. NIES-2098 genomic region:
- a CDS encoding transketolase, translating to MAVATQSLEELSINSIRFLAIDAVEKAKSGHPGLPMGAAPMAFVVWDRFMRFNPKNPKWFNRDRFILSAGHGSMLQYALLYLYGYDSVTIEDIKQFRQWESKTPGHPENFMTPGVEVTTGPLGQGIANGVGFAIAEAHLAAKFNKPDAKIVDHYTYVILGDGCNMEGVSGEACSFAGHLGLGKLIALYDDNHISIDGSTDVAFTEDVSKRFEAYGWHVQHVEDGNTDLDAIAKAIEAAKAVTDKPSFIKVTTTIGYGSPNKANTAGVHGAALGTDEVALTRKNLGWEYEPFVVPQDALNHTRKAVERGAGYESEWNKAFAEYKAKYPQEAAEFERYLSGKLPDGWDKVLPTYTPEDKALPTRKHSETCLNKLSAVLPELIGGSADLTHSNLTELKGKGDFQKGQYQNPNIHYGVREHGMGAIVNGIALHSSGLIPYGATFLIFTDYMRAPIRLSALSQAGGIWVMTHDSIGQGEDGPTHQPIETLASLRAIPNLTVIRPADGTETSGAYKVAIERAKNNAPTLLAFTRQNVPNLAGTSIEGVTKGGYIVVDSEGTPDLIIIATGSEVSLAVTAAEKLTTEGHKVRVVSLPAWDLFEAQDAAYRESVLPKAVTKRLSVEAGSSFGWHKYVGTEGDVVSIDRFGASAPGNVCLEKFGFSVENVLAKAKALLG from the coding sequence ATGGCTGTTGCAACCCAATCCCTCGAAGAACTTTCTATTAACTCGATTCGCTTTTTGGCTATTGACGCCGTAGAAAAAGCAAAATCGGGGCACCCAGGGCTGCCGATGGGCGCTGCTCCAATGGCTTTTGTAGTTTGGGATCGCTTTATGCGGTTTAACCCCAAAAATCCCAAGTGGTTTAACCGCGATCGCTTTATCCTATCTGCTGGGCACGGCTCCATGTTGCAGTATGCCCTGCTCTACCTGTATGGTTACGACAGCGTCACCATTGAGGACATCAAGCAATTCCGTCAGTGGGAATCTAAAACTCCCGGACACCCCGAAAACTTCATGACTCCTGGTGTAGAAGTTACTACCGGGCCGCTAGGTCAAGGAATTGCTAATGGAGTCGGTTTTGCAATAGCAGAAGCCCACCTCGCTGCTAAGTTCAACAAACCCGATGCCAAAATTGTTGACCATTACACCTACGTGATTTTAGGTGATGGTTGTAACATGGAGGGTGTTTCTGGTGAAGCTTGTTCTTTCGCAGGGCACTTGGGATTAGGCAAACTCATCGCTCTGTACGACGACAACCACATCTCCATCGACGGTTCCACAGATGTGGCATTCACCGAAGATGTTTCCAAGCGATTTGAAGCATATGGTTGGCACGTCCAACACGTTGAAGACGGTAACACCGATTTAGACGCGATCGCTAAAGCAATTGAAGCTGCTAAGGCTGTTACCGATAAGCCTTCCTTCATTAAAGTCACAACCACCATCGGTTACGGTTCCCCCAACAAAGCCAATACCGCTGGCGTTCACGGTGCTGCCTTAGGTACAGATGAAGTCGCATTAACTCGGAAAAACTTGGGTTGGGAATACGAGCCTTTCGTAGTTCCTCAAGATGCTCTCAACCACACCCGCAAAGCAGTTGAGCGTGGTGCTGGCTATGAATCTGAATGGAACAAAGCTTTTGCTGAATACAAAGCTAAATATCCTCAAGAAGCAGCTGAATTTGAACGTTATCTAAGCGGCAAATTGCCTGATGGTTGGGATAAAGTACTACCAACCTACACCCCCGAAGACAAAGCATTACCTACTCGGAAACATTCCGAAACTTGCCTGAACAAACTCTCGGCAGTATTACCAGAGCTAATCGGTGGTTCCGCTGACTTAACCCACTCCAACTTAACCGAACTCAAAGGTAAGGGCGACTTCCAAAAAGGACAATACCAAAACCCCAACATCCACTATGGTGTACGGGAACATGGCATGGGTGCAATTGTGAATGGTATAGCATTACACAGTTCGGGCTTAATTCCCTACGGTGCTACCTTCCTCATCTTCACAGATTACATGCGGGCACCCATCCGCTTATCTGCTTTGTCTCAAGCCGGTGGTATATGGGTAATGACCCACGACTCTATTGGACAAGGTGAAGACGGCCCCACCCACCAACCCATCGAAACATTAGCTTCCCTGCGTGCTATTCCCAACCTCACAGTGATTCGCCCCGCAGACGGAACCGAAACTTCCGGTGCATACAAAGTAGCCATTGAAAGAGCAAAGAACAACGCTCCTACTTTGTTAGCCTTCACCCGTCAAAACGTACCCAACTTGGCAGGTACATCAATTGAAGGCGTCACCAAGGGTGGATACATAGTAGTGGATAGCGAAGGTACACCCGATCTCATCATCATTGCTACTGGTTCAGAAGTGAGCCTCGCTGTCACTGCTGCGGAAAAGCTGACAACCGAAGGTCATAAAGTCCGTGTTGTCTCTCTACCTGCATGGGATTTGTTTGAAGCACAAGATGCAGCTTACAGAGAATCTGTTCTACCAAAAGCTGTCACCAAGCGGTTATCTGTAGAAGCTGGTTCCAGTTTCGGCTGGCACAAGTATGTCGGCACCGAAGGCGATGTTGTAAGCATCGATCGCTTTGGTGCTTCTGCTCCCGGTAACGTTTGTTTAGAGAAGTTTGGCTTTAGCGTTGAAAATGTGTTAGCTAAAGCAAAAGCATTGTTGGGTTAA
- a CDS encoding beta-ketoacyl synthase produces MTDYKRKRVVVTGVGAITPIGNTPAEYWEGLLSGRNGIDYITAFDASRHDCRIAGEVKNFDPHDYLDRKDAKRMDRFSQFGVSAAKQAVSDARLAIDELNAEQVGVIIGSGIGGLKVLEDQQTVYLNRGPDRCSPFMIPMMIANMAAGLTAIHTGAKGPNSCSVTACAAGSNAIGDAFRQIQWGYAKAMICGGCEAAITPLGVAGFAAARALSTRNDPANACRPFDRDRDGFVMGEGAGILLLEELEHALSRGARIYAEMVGYGMTCDAYHMTSPVPGGLGAARAIEIALKDGGLTPEMVNYINAHGTSTPANDGTETAAMKKALGDHAYKVAISSTKSMTGHLLGGSGGIEAVATVLAVANDRVPPTINLENPDPDCDLDYIPNSSRAQQVNVALSNSFGFGGHNVTLAFKKYI; encoded by the coding sequence ATGACAGATTATAAACGTAAGCGCGTTGTGGTAACTGGTGTTGGCGCGATTACACCGATTGGTAACACACCAGCTGAGTATTGGGAAGGATTGTTGAGTGGTCGTAATGGCATTGACTACATCACCGCTTTTGATGCATCGCGCCATGATTGCCGCATTGCTGGTGAGGTCAAAAACTTCGATCCACACGATTACTTAGACCGCAAAGACGCCAAGCGCATGGATCGGTTTTCCCAGTTTGGGGTTTCGGCTGCAAAACAAGCTGTATCGGACGCGCGTTTAGCGATTGATGAACTGAATGCAGAACAAGTCGGCGTAATTATTGGTTCTGGTATTGGTGGACTAAAGGTTTTAGAAGACCAGCAAACAGTTTACCTGAACCGCGGCCCCGACCGCTGTAGTCCGTTCATGATTCCCATGATGATCGCCAATATGGCAGCCGGATTAACAGCGATTCATACGGGAGCAAAAGGCCCTAATTCCTGTTCTGTGACTGCTTGCGCTGCTGGTTCTAATGCCATCGGGGATGCTTTTCGCCAGATTCAATGGGGTTATGCCAAAGCCATGATTTGCGGCGGTTGTGAGGCGGCGATTACACCCTTGGGTGTAGCTGGATTTGCCGCAGCTAGGGCACTTTCGACTCGCAATGACCCGGCTAATGCCTGCCGTCCGTTTGACCGCGATCGCGATGGATTTGTCATGGGTGAAGGGGCGGGAATTTTGCTGCTGGAAGAACTAGAACACGCCCTGAGCCGAGGCGCTCGCATTTATGCAGAAATGGTTGGATATGGGATGACCTGTGATGCTTATCATATGACTTCCCCAGTCCCTGGTGGGTTAGGAGCAGCCAGAGCCATAGAAATAGCACTGAAAGATGGGGGACTAACCCCAGAGATGGTGAACTACATCAACGCTCACGGCACTAGCACCCCAGCTAATGATGGCACTGAAACAGCTGCGATGAAAAAGGCCTTGGGCGACCATGCCTATAAGGTAGCTATCAGCTCTACCAAATCGATGACAGGTCATCTTTTGGGCGGTTCTGGAGGTATCGAAGCCGTAGCTACAGTACTGGCGGTTGCTAACGATCGAGTTCCACCAACAATCAATTTAGAAAATCCCGATCCAGATTGTGACCTGGATTATATTCCTAATTCCAGCCGCGCTCAACAAGTGAACGTGGCATTATCTAATTCTTTTGGGTTTGGCGGTCACAATGTCACGCTAGCCTTTAAGAAGTACATCTAA
- a CDS encoding acyl carrier protein, whose product MSQAEIFERVKKVVAEQLGVEADTIRPQSTFIDDLGADSLDIVELVMAFEEEFDIEIPDEAAEKILSVQEAVDYINSKAAASA is encoded by the coding sequence ATGAGCCAAGCGGAAATTTTTGAAAGAGTCAAGAAAGTCGTCGCCGAGCAGCTGGGTGTTGAGGCTGATACTATCAGACCACAATCCACGTTTATTGATGATTTAGGAGCTGACTCCTTGGATATTGTGGAACTGGTAATGGCTTTTGAAGAAGAATTTGATATTGAAATTCCTGATGAAGCCGCTGAAAAGATTTTATCGGTTCAAGAGGCAGTGGATTATATCAACAGCAAAGCTGCTGCATCTGCCTGA
- a CDS encoding heat shock protein Hsp20 — translation MVLVRWQPFSEIETLRRQMDRMFEELGGVNAQVAQQNWTPAIELQDTNDSLILRAEIPGIEGKDLDVHVTREAVAIAGETRQESKTEQKGYFRSEFRYGKFQRIVSLPVPIRNDQVKAELKNGILTLTLPKVEEIKQKVVKINLGETKGEIAASESNDTTDVWSDSNS, via the coding sequence ATGGTATTAGTTCGTTGGCAACCATTTTCAGAAATTGAAACTCTCCGTCGTCAAATGGATAGAATGTTTGAGGAATTAGGAGGCGTTAACGCTCAAGTCGCACAACAAAATTGGACTCCAGCGATTGAATTGCAAGACACCAACGACAGCCTCATTTTACGAGCCGAAATTCCAGGTATTGAAGGCAAAGATTTAGATGTTCATGTAACCAGAGAAGCAGTTGCTATTGCTGGTGAAACTCGGCAAGAAAGTAAAACCGAACAAAAAGGTTATTTCCGTTCTGAGTTTCGCTATGGTAAATTCCAACGCATAGTTTCTCTACCTGTTCCAATTAGAAATGACCAAGTAAAAGCTGAGTTGAAAAATGGAATTTTGACTTTAACACTACCTAAAGTGGAAGAAATTAAACAAAAAGTAGTTAAAATCAATTTGGGAGAAACCAAAGGAGAGATAGCAGCTTCAGAGTCCAATGACACAACTGATGTTTGGTCTGATAGTAATTCATAA
- a CDS encoding UDP-3-O-(3-hydroxymyristoyl)glucosamine N-acyltransferase: MTHESITMKFSEIVSRLGDIVTDHSLTANQNHDPDITGLAAIDEATSGTLSYVEGAKFSSWVGKTNASGLILPQDKALQLQAQERNIVWIATPEPRLLFAKAIALFYQPYRPSAEIHPTAVIHPSAEIGSDVYIGPHVAIQPRVKIGNGAVIHPNVAIYPDVTIGDRTTLHANCTIHERAQIGADCVIHSGAVIGAEGFGFVPTRTGWVKMEQSGYTVLEDRVEVGCNSAIDRPAVGETRIGKDTKIDNLVQIGHGCKIGAGCAIAGQAGMAGGVEIGNRVILAGQTGIANQVKIGDGAIASAQAGIHNDVAPGEIVSGTPAIPHKLYLKVCAVYSRLPEMYKLFKQFQRQEQK, from the coding sequence ATGACTCATGAATCAATCACAATGAAATTCAGTGAAATTGTTAGTCGGCTTGGTGACATCGTTACCGACCATAGTTTGACCGCCAACCAAAACCATGACCCAGATATTACAGGGTTAGCAGCTATTGATGAAGCTACTAGCGGTACTCTCAGCTATGTAGAAGGGGCAAAATTTTCTTCTTGGGTGGGAAAGACAAATGCTAGCGGATTAATTTTGCCTCAGGACAAAGCATTACAATTGCAAGCACAAGAACGCAATATTGTCTGGATAGCCACACCAGAACCGCGATTGTTGTTTGCGAAAGCGATCGCACTTTTCTACCAACCCTACCGTCCCAGTGCGGAAATTCATCCTACGGCTGTAATTCACCCCAGTGCAGAAATTGGTAGCGACGTTTATATCGGCCCCCATGTAGCGATTCAGCCACGGGTGAAAATTGGCAATGGTGCGGTTATTCATCCCAATGTCGCGATTTATCCAGATGTGACGATTGGCGATCGCACTACCTTACACGCTAACTGTACCATCCACGAACGCGCTCAAATTGGTGCAGATTGCGTGATTCATAGCGGTGCAGTGATTGGTGCAGAAGGTTTTGGCTTTGTGCCTACCCGTACTGGTTGGGTAAAAATGGAACAATCTGGTTACACTGTTTTAGAAGATCGGGTAGAAGTTGGCTGCAATAGTGCCATTGACCGTCCTGCGGTGGGAGAAACGCGGATCGGGAAAGATACAAAAATTGACAACTTAGTGCAAATCGGTCATGGTTGCAAAATTGGTGCAGGCTGTGCAATAGCTGGTCAAGCTGGAATGGCCGGAGGCGTGGAAATTGGCAATCGCGTCATCTTAGCGGGACAAACAGGAATTGCCAATCAAGTCAAAATTGGTGACGGTGCGATCGCATCTGCGCAAGCTGGAATTCACAATGATGTTGCACCAGGAGAAATTGTCTCTGGTACTCCCGCCATTCCTCACAAACTATATCTCAAAGTATGTGCGGTTTATAGCCGCCTACCAGAAATGTATAAATTGTTCAAGCAATTCCAACGCCAAGAACAAAAGTAA
- a CDS encoding integral membrane sensor signal transduction histidine kinase, whose translation MIEQLYRPEKLALMHNSWWQCALEFANLSAAQERNRIARDLHDSLGYALTALNIQLQTAIKLYKPDPNQAQEFLYEAHRLVAIATKEVRQSVKALRNDPVSGQSLETLIESLVSDFYNTTGIVPEVEINLAVALLPHLTTPLYRIIQEALNNICKYAQATAVQIHLYTTSNKVYLSIKDNGRGFDSKKVSGGYGLQGMQERTAMFQGNFQLESQPGSGCCITVEIPMQISNLPELPNISDISNISVISEISIPQESVAVSQSQSIIIGEWQPLNLDEWHSFTSTEEYLYPLIIH comes from the coding sequence TTGATAGAACAACTGTATAGACCGGAAAAACTCGCTCTAATGCATAACTCTTGGTGGCAGTGTGCGTTGGAATTTGCCAATCTTTCAGCAGCACAAGAACGCAACCGCATTGCCCGAGATTTGCATGATTCTCTAGGATATGCCCTCACCGCACTTAACATTCAATTACAAACGGCTATCAAACTTTACAAACCTGACCCTAATCAAGCACAAGAGTTTCTTTATGAAGCTCATCGGTTAGTTGCGATCGCAACTAAAGAAGTGCGGCAATCTGTGAAAGCACTACGCAACGATCCAGTTTCAGGCCAGTCTTTAGAAACGCTGATCGAATCTTTAGTAAGTGATTTTTACAATACAACTGGGATTGTACCAGAAGTTGAAATCAATTTAGCCGTTGCCTTATTACCACACTTAACCACTCCTCTTTATCGAATTATTCAAGAAGCACTTAATAATATTTGTAAATATGCTCAAGCTACAGCAGTACAAATTCATCTCTATACAACATCAAATAAAGTATACTTATCAATTAAAGATAATGGTCGCGGCTTCGATAGCAAAAAAGTCTCAGGGGGTTATGGATTACAGGGAATGCAAGAGAGAACTGCCATGTTCCAAGGTAATTTTCAATTAGAATCTCAACCTGGATCTGGTTGTTGCATTACTGTTGAAATTCCCATGCAGATATCTAATTTACCGGAACTTCCTAACATATCAGATATTTCTAATATCTCCGTAATCTCGGAAATATCAATTCCTCAAGAATCTGTCGCAGTTAGCCAAAGCCAATCAATTATTATTGGTGAATGGCAACCACTAAATTTAGATGAATGGCACAGCTTTACATCTACAGAAGAATATCTTTATCCTCTGATTATTCATTAA
- a CDS encoding Rieske [2Fe-2S] domain-containing protein, translating into MTQIFDAPTHTDQYVRVAQLADVQKAGSLLVRSANHTIALFYSDNRVYAIDNRCPHMGFPLHGSTCKDGIVTCPWHYARFDLASGGTFDSWADDVPAFPVEIRDGEVWVNLAPPANPYAHQRQRLQDGLEQSISLVIAKSTIALLDMGTNATEPFQMGLEFGVRYNKAGWSTGLTIHTCMMNLLPYLDAEDKPRALFQGLSAVANDSAGAPPQFVVHPLPNSNVDLKTLKSWFCQFIEVRDSEAAQRCLVSAIRMGASSEQIADMLFAAATDHRYIDIGHTLDFINKALEALDAVDWQGAELVLASLVSGLASASRMEESNSWRYPIDLVAILTSAFEQLPTALAAGEAQRGTWSSQDELISILLGEDPQAIANSLLNALKSGCTEEQLASVVTYAAALRVARFHTNNDFSDWNSAHHPFTFANAVHQGLRRVPSVELLRGVFDAAMSVYLNRFLNVPPARLPEAKDLVENPEELLKQLPDLLDRQQQVNETGKLVARYLYSGGAVERLMAMLGKLMLRENRDFHVIQEIEAAFRQYSFLGHTDAGIHVLVAAARYLAAHSPTMRSQGQTYSIAERLQKGDRLFEE; encoded by the coding sequence ATGACTCAAATATTTGACGCTCCAACCCATACAGACCAATATGTTCGGGTTGCTCAACTTGCAGATGTGCAAAAAGCAGGTAGCTTATTGGTTCGCAGTGCAAATCACACCATAGCGTTGTTTTATTCTGATAATCGAGTCTATGCAATTGATAACCGTTGTCCTCACATGGGTTTTCCTTTGCATGGTAGTACTTGCAAGGATGGCATTGTTACCTGTCCTTGGCATTATGCCCGCTTTGACCTTGCTAGTGGCGGAACCTTCGATTCTTGGGCTGATGATGTCCCCGCTTTTCCTGTAGAAATCCGCGATGGGGAAGTTTGGGTCAATCTTGCGCCTCCAGCTAACCCCTATGCTCACCAACGCCAGCGTCTGCAAGATGGTTTAGAACAGAGCATTTCCTTAGTTATTGCTAAATCAACCATCGCCCTACTAGATATGGGAACGAATGCTACTGAGCCATTCCAGATGGGATTGGAATTTGGCGTTCGTTATAACAAAGCGGGATGGAGTACAGGCTTAACCATCCACACCTGTATGATGAATCTCTTGCCTTATCTTGATGCAGAAGACAAACCCCGCGCTCTTTTTCAGGGACTTTCAGCAGTAGCTAATGACAGTGCTGGTGCGCCACCGCAGTTTGTGGTACACCCATTACCTAATTCCAATGTTGACCTCAAGACGCTGAAAAGCTGGTTTTGTCAGTTTATAGAAGTGCGGGATAGCGAAGCGGCGCAAAGGTGTTTAGTATCTGCAATTCGGATGGGGGCTAGTTCTGAGCAAATTGCAGATATGCTGTTCGCAGCTGCCACAGACCACCGTTACATCGATATTGGGCATACACTAGACTTTATCAACAAGGCGCTAGAAGCACTGGATGCTGTTGACTGGCAAGGGGCAGAGTTAGTTTTAGCCAGTTTAGTTTCTGGTTTAGCAAGTGCTTCTCGCATGGAAGAGTCGAATTCTTGGCGCTACCCTATAGATTTAGTAGCAATTTTAACCTCTGCTTTTGAGCAGTTGCCTACAGCGTTAGCCGCAGGAGAAGCGCAACGGGGAACTTGGTCAAGTCAAGATGAATTAATCTCAATTTTATTAGGTGAAGATCCACAAGCGATCGCAAATTCTCTTCTCAATGCCTTAAAATCGGGTTGTACTGAAGAGCAATTAGCTAGTGTAGTTACTTATGCTGCTGCTTTGCGCGTAGCTCGTTTCCACACTAATAACGACTTTAGCGACTGGAATTCCGCACACCATCCCTTTACCTTCGCCAATGCAGTGCATCAAGGATTGCGACGAGTGCCTTCAGTAGAACTGCTGCGGGGTGTATTTGATGCGGCTATGAGCGTTTATTTAAATCGATTTTTGAATGTGCCACCAGCAAGACTTCCAGAAGCCAAAGACCTTGTAGAAAATCCCGAAGAATTGCTCAAGCAACTACCAGATTTATTGGATCGTCAGCAACAAGTCAATGAGACGGGTAAGTTAGTGGCTCGTTATTTGTACAGTGGTGGTGCTGTGGAGCGACTGATGGCAATGTTAGGTAAATTAATGTTGCGAGAAAACCGCGATTTTCATGTGATTCAAGAAATTGAAGCCGCTTTTCGGCAATACTCTTTTTTGGGTCATACGGATGCTGGTATTCACGTACTGGTTGCGGCAGCAAGGTATTTAGCAGCACACTCACCCACAATGCGATCGCAAGGACAAACCTATTCAATTGCTGAACGATTACAAAAAGGCGATCGGTTATTTGAGGAATAA